In Nocardioides marinus, one DNA window encodes the following:
- a CDS encoding MASE4 domain-containing protein: METPADGRPVVRVGRAPWVVAGAVLVVATAILLAPHVELGFQPAFLPTFFTLVIASDVLTCLVLVEHYRNGGDVRVLALSWAYLWSAIVVAVHSAVFPGVWAGTGLLGAVPSSAPWLWTAWHVGLPVLLGLALAPWPARLERGLVDPTRRRRVLVLSWAVVAGAATLVCLRCTLWADSLPVIIVEGDYSVLTRTYGPWVAAANALALAVATAGVLRRRAPGLERWALVALLASACDTSLVLLAHSRFTTGWYGARLMAVTAALVVLMSMLLAVARLHRQVAGHADRVAEQNLALREAQQTRDHVLAVVSHDLRSPLTALQGYQQLLADGELGDLPEDARDLARRSAAISRRLSLMTEDLLAITGTQGQVSLVPVDLALPEQLREVAQGFPGLDLRTQCPPGLRVRADPLRLQQVLVNLVGNAQKYGAAPVVLAAYPDPGAGPGAVRITVSDAGAGVPSRFVPQLFEPYTRAEGTGVHGTGLGLSVVRDLVQRHGGSVGYDPDGNAFVVRLPGGPAQAVDASPETSSATRST, translated from the coding sequence GTGGAGACTCCCGCGGACGGCCGGCCCGTCGTGCGCGTCGGCCGCGCACCCTGGGTGGTCGCCGGCGCGGTGCTGGTCGTCGCCACCGCCATCCTGCTCGCCCCCCACGTGGAGCTCGGCTTCCAGCCGGCCTTCCTCCCGACCTTCTTCACCCTCGTCATCGCCAGCGACGTGCTGACCTGCCTGGTGCTGGTCGAGCACTACCGCAACGGCGGCGACGTCCGGGTGCTGGCCCTGTCGTGGGCCTACCTGTGGTCCGCGATCGTCGTGGCGGTCCACTCGGCGGTCTTCCCCGGTGTGTGGGCGGGGACCGGGCTCCTCGGGGCCGTGCCGAGCAGCGCGCCGTGGCTGTGGACCGCCTGGCACGTGGGTCTGCCGGTGCTGCTCGGCCTGGCGCTGGCACCCTGGCCGGCGCGGCTCGAGAGAGGGCTGGTCGACCCGACCCGGCGGCGTCGGGTGCTCGTCCTCAGCTGGGCGGTCGTCGCGGGGGCCGCGACGCTGGTCTGCCTGCGCTGCACGCTGTGGGCGGACTCGCTGCCGGTGATCATCGTCGAGGGCGACTACTCGGTGCTGACCCGGACCTACGGCCCCTGGGTCGCCGCCGCCAACGCCCTGGCCCTGGCCGTGGCGACGGCGGGCGTGCTGCGGCGCCGGGCGCCGGGCCTCGAGCGCTGGGCCCTGGTGGCCCTGCTGGCCAGCGCGTGCGACACCTCGCTGGTGCTGCTGGCCCACTCCCGCTTCACCACCGGCTGGTACGGAGCGCGGTTGATGGCGGTCACCGCGGCCCTCGTCGTGCTGATGTCGATGCTGCTGGCCGTGGCCCGGCTGCACCGGCAGGTCGCCGGCCACGCGGACCGGGTGGCCGAGCAGAACCTCGCGCTCCGCGAGGCCCAGCAGACCCGCGACCACGTGCTCGCCGTGGTCAGCCACGACCTCCGCTCCCCCCTCACCGCCCTGCAGGGCTACCAGCAGCTGCTCGCCGACGGGGAGCTGGGCGACCTGCCCGAGGACGCCCGGGACCTGGCCCGTCGCAGCGCCGCGATCTCGCGGCGGCTGTCCCTCATGACCGAGGACCTGCTCGCGATCACCGGGACGCAGGGGCAGGTCAGCCTCGTCCCGGTCGACCTGGCGCTGCCCGAGCAGCTGCGTGAGGTGGCCCAGGGCTTCCCCGGCCTCGACCTGCGCACGCAGTGCCCGCCCGGCCTGAGGGTGCGGGCGGACCCGCTGCGGCTGCAGCAGGTGCTGGTCAACCTCGTCGGCAACGCGCAGAAGTACGGCGCCGCGCCGGTCGTGCTGGCGGCGTACCCCGATCCCGGCGCGGGTCCGGGGGCGGTGCGGATCACCGTGAGCGACGCGGGTGCGGGGGTGCCGTCACGGTTCGTGCCGCAGCTGTTCGAGCCCTACACCCGGGCCGAGGGCACCGGGGTGCACGGCACCGGCCTGGGGCTCTCGGTGGTGCGCGACCTGGTGCAGCGCCACGGCGGGTCGGTCGGCTACGACCCCGACGGCAACGCCTTCGTCGTCCGGCTGCCCGGTGGCCCGGCTCAGGCCGTGGACGCGAGTCCCGAGACGAGCTCGGCGACCCGCTCGACCTGA
- the leuS gene encoding leucine--tRNA ligase, whose product MSEQVQQEEPTSYDVRAVEEKWRPVWDELQPFRADDDSPREKKYALTMFPYPSGDLHMGHAEVFALHDVVARYWWQRGYEVLNPMGFDSFGLPAENAAIRNDEHPATYTKANIAKSIESCQRYAASFDWSRTFNTSDPEYYRWTQWLFARFYERGLAYRKKSPVNWCPQDQTVLANEQVVAGACERCGAEVTKKELTQWYFKITDYAQELLDGLDDLEKTWPDRVVTAQRNWIGRSEGAHVDFVVQGREEPVTVYTTRPDTIFGTTFMVVAVDAALADELVTDAQRPAFEAYRDEVRRASEIERLATDRPKTGVDLGVTATNPVTGEQIPVWATDYVLADYGTGAVMGVPGGDQRDWEFATAMGLPIVRTTEPPAGFEGEAYAGEGLAINSPAPGQSAALNINGLDVDAAKRATIDFLEEMKAGTGAVNFRLRDWLLSRQRYWGAPIPVVHCPEHGEVLVPDEQLPVELPELRGADLKPKGTSPLAAAEEWVNTTCPTCGGPATRDGDTMDTFVDSSWYMFRYCSPHETDRVFDSEKVNAWMACDLYVGGVEHAVLHLLYGRFFTKVLNDMGLVDFREPWLAQLNQGFVINQGKKMSKSLGNGVNLGEQLEAFGVDAVRLTLVFAGPPEDDIDWANMSPDGSLKFLQRAWRLSGDVTSAPGTPAEGGDVALRRVTARTVHDAAELVESYRFNVVVARVMELVNATRKAIDSGPGGADPAVREAAEAVAVLLSLVAPYVAEEMWERLGHEPTVARAGWPAVDPALLVEDTVTAVVQVKGKVKARLEVAPDIAEADLEALALADADVQRAIGDAAVRKVIVRAPKLVNVVV is encoded by the coding sequence ATGAGCGAGCAGGTCCAGCAGGAGGAGCCGACGTCGTACGACGTGCGCGCCGTCGAGGAGAAGTGGCGCCCGGTCTGGGACGAGCTGCAGCCCTTCCGCGCCGACGACGACTCCCCGCGGGAGAAGAAGTACGCGCTGACGATGTTCCCCTACCCTTCCGGCGACCTGCACATGGGTCACGCCGAGGTCTTCGCGCTGCACGACGTGGTGGCGCGTTACTGGTGGCAGCGCGGCTACGAGGTGCTCAACCCGATGGGCTTCGACTCCTTCGGGCTGCCTGCCGAGAACGCCGCGATCCGCAACGACGAGCACCCGGCGACCTACACCAAGGCCAACATCGCCAAGTCGATCGAGTCCTGCCAGCGCTACGCCGCCTCCTTCGACTGGTCGCGCACCTTCAACACCTCCGACCCGGAGTACTACCGCTGGACCCAGTGGCTCTTCGCCCGCTTCTACGAGCGCGGCCTGGCCTACCGGAAGAAGAGCCCGGTCAACTGGTGCCCGCAGGACCAGACCGTGCTGGCCAACGAGCAGGTCGTCGCAGGCGCCTGCGAGCGGTGCGGGGCGGAGGTGACCAAGAAGGAGCTGACGCAGTGGTACTTCAAGATCACCGACTACGCCCAGGAGCTGCTCGACGGCCTGGACGACCTGGAGAAGACCTGGCCCGACCGCGTCGTCACCGCCCAGCGCAACTGGATCGGCCGGTCCGAGGGTGCCCACGTCGACTTCGTCGTCCAGGGCCGTGAGGAGCCGGTGACGGTCTACACGACCCGCCCCGACACGATCTTCGGCACCACCTTCATGGTCGTGGCCGTCGACGCCGCGCTGGCCGACGAGCTGGTGACCGACGCGCAGCGTCCGGCCTTCGAGGCCTATCGCGACGAGGTGCGTCGGGCCAGCGAGATCGAGCGGCTGGCCACGGACCGCCCCAAGACGGGCGTGGACCTGGGCGTCACGGCCACCAACCCGGTCACCGGCGAGCAGATCCCGGTGTGGGCGACCGACTACGTCCTGGCCGACTACGGCACCGGCGCGGTCATGGGCGTGCCCGGCGGCGACCAGCGTGACTGGGAGTTCGCGACCGCCATGGGCCTGCCGATCGTGCGCACCACCGAGCCGCCGGCCGGCTTCGAGGGCGAGGCGTACGCCGGGGAGGGCCTGGCGATCAACAGCCCGGCCCCCGGGCAGTCCGCGGCGCTGAACATCAACGGCCTCGACGTCGACGCCGCCAAGCGTGCCACCATCGACTTCCTGGAGGAGATGAAGGCGGGCACGGGCGCGGTCAACTTCCGGCTGCGCGACTGGCTGCTGAGCCGCCAGCGCTACTGGGGCGCGCCCATCCCGGTCGTGCACTGCCCGGAGCACGGCGAGGTGCTGGTCCCCGACGAGCAGCTGCCGGTCGAGCTGCCCGAGCTGCGCGGTGCCGACCTCAAGCCGAAGGGCACCTCGCCGCTGGCTGCGGCCGAGGAGTGGGTCAACACCACCTGCCCGACCTGTGGCGGCCCGGCCACCCGCGACGGCGACACGATGGACACCTTCGTGGACTCGTCCTGGTACATGTTCCGCTACTGCTCGCCGCACGAGACCGACCGCGTCTTCGACAGCGAGAAGGTCAACGCCTGGATGGCCTGCGACCTCTACGTCGGCGGCGTCGAGCACGCCGTGCTGCACCTGCTGTACGGCCGGTTCTTCACCAAGGTCCTCAACGACATGGGCCTGGTCGACTTCCGCGAGCCGTGGCTGGCCCAGCTCAACCAGGGCTTCGTGATCAACCAGGGCAAGAAGATGAGCAAGTCCCTGGGCAACGGCGTCAACCTGGGCGAGCAGCTGGAGGCCTTCGGCGTCGACGCCGTGCGCCTGACCCTGGTCTTCGCCGGCCCGCCCGAGGACGACATCGACTGGGCGAACATGTCGCCCGACGGGTCGCTGAAGTTCCTCCAGCGCGCCTGGCGCCTGTCCGGCGACGTCACCTCCGCCCCGGGCACCCCGGCCGAGGGCGGCGACGTGGCGCTGCGCCGGGTCACCGCCCGCACCGTCCACGACGCGGCGGAGCTGGTGGAGTCCTACCGGTTCAACGTCGTGGTCGCGCGCGTGATGGAGCTGGTCAACGCCACCCGCAAGGCGATCGACTCCGGGCCGGGCGGCGCCGACCCCGCGGTCCGCGAGGCCGCGGAGGCGGTCGCGGTCCTGCTGTCGCTGGTGGCGCCGTACGTCGCCGAGGAGATGTGGGAGCGCCTCGGGCACGAGCCCACGGTCGCCCGCGCCGGTTGGCCGGCCGTCGACCCGGCGCTGCTGGTCGAGGACACCGTCACGGCCGTGGTGCAGGTCAAGGGCAAGGTCAAGGCCCGCCTGGAGGTCGCCCCCGACATCGCCGAGGCCGACCTGGAGGCGCTGGCCCTCGCCGACGCCGACGTGCAGCGCGCCATCGGCGACGCCGCCGTCCGCAAGGTGATCGTGCGGGCACCGAAGCTGGTCAACGTGGTGGTCTGA
- a CDS encoding DegV family protein: protein MSSPETRVVVVTDSTASLPAQVAAEHGVVVVPLQVVIGAEVLDEGADGATPERVAAALKEWTPVSTSRPSPAVMLEVYRRAAEEGATAIVSVHLSAQMSGTFESAQLAALEAPVPVVAVDSRQVGVATGYAALAAARAAADGATAEEAADAARDCAQRSSSLFYVDTLEYLRRGGRIGATAALLGGALAVKPLLRIDDGRVAPLERVRTSTRALARLEELAVTAAEELAGGLDPDVAVHLDVAVAHLANPDRAATLAQHLQERLGERLADATVSCGELGAVLGAHVGPGMIAVCVAPRGPVPGTEQGPGADPDEGPDEDREASTA from the coding sequence GTGAGCTCCCCGGAGACCCGTGTCGTCGTCGTCACCGACTCCACCGCCAGCCTGCCCGCGCAGGTGGCGGCGGAGCACGGAGTCGTCGTCGTGCCCCTGCAGGTCGTCATCGGTGCCGAGGTGCTCGACGAGGGCGCCGACGGGGCCACCCCGGAGCGCGTCGCCGCGGCACTGAAGGAGTGGACGCCGGTCTCGACCTCGCGGCCCTCGCCCGCGGTGATGCTGGAGGTCTACCGGCGCGCGGCCGAGGAGGGCGCGACGGCGATCGTCTCGGTGCACCTCTCGGCGCAGATGAGCGGCACCTTCGAGTCCGCCCAGCTCGCGGCGCTCGAGGCGCCGGTGCCGGTCGTCGCCGTGGACTCGCGCCAGGTCGGCGTGGCCACGGGGTACGCCGCTCTCGCGGCCGCCCGCGCGGCGGCCGACGGTGCCACCGCCGAGGAGGCGGCCGACGCCGCCCGTGACTGTGCGCAGCGGTCGTCGTCGCTGTTCTACGTCGACACCCTGGAGTACCTCCGCCGCGGGGGACGGATCGGTGCGACCGCGGCGCTGCTCGGCGGCGCACTGGCGGTCAAGCCCCTGCTGCGGATCGACGACGGTCGCGTGGCGCCTCTGGAGCGGGTGCGCACCTCCACCCGGGCGCTGGCCCGGCTCGAGGAGCTGGCGGTGACCGCTGCCGAGGAGCTGGCGGGGGGGCTCGACCCCGACGTCGCCGTGCACCTCGACGTCGCCGTCGCCCACCTGGCCAACCCCGACCGTGCGGCCACCCTGGCCCAGCACCTGCAGGAGCGGCTGGGGGAGCGACTGGCGGACGCCACCGTCTCGTGCGGTGAGCTGGGTGCCGTGCTGGGTGCCCACGTCGGCCCGGGCATGATCGCGGTCTGCGTCGCGCCCCGGGGTCCGGTGCCCGGGACCGAGCAGGGACCTGGCGCGGACCCCGACGAGGGCCCTGACGAGGACCGCGAGGCGTCCACAGCCTGA
- a CDS encoding ComEA family DNA-binding protein: MRSRRSTEHREAVERRLALLVPPEPAPGPTRVREEPPARPAPSGLDDLLEPVHSVEPVRVARTVPMPGRHASRRPTRLPGPPAHLRLGLVHLAVVAVVVALGLAVTSWWVVRSEPVPVSAPLPAVAPEPAGGDSLVDLPSSASGEAAPAEETSVVVVDVAGRVRRPGVLELPVGSRVVDAIEAAGGARGGVDLSGLNLARVLVDGEQVLVGPGAAAVGVPGAAGAPAAPGAPAALVDLNTADQALLESLPEVGPVTAQAILAWREEHGGFTAVQELLEVDGIGPATLETLAPLVTV, translated from the coding sequence ATGCGATCGCGACGATCCACCGAGCACCGCGAGGCCGTCGAGCGACGGCTCGCGCTGCTCGTGCCTCCCGAGCCGGCGCCCGGCCCGACACGGGTGCGGGAGGAGCCTCCCGCCCGTCCCGCCCCCTCCGGCCTCGACGACCTGCTGGAGCCGGTGCACTCGGTCGAGCCGGTCCGGGTCGCGCGGACCGTCCCGATGCCGGGCAGGCACGCCAGCCGGCGCCCGACGCGGCTGCCCGGGCCTCCGGCGCACCTACGGCTGGGGTTGGTCCACCTCGCGGTCGTGGCGGTCGTGGTGGCGCTCGGGCTGGCCGTGACCAGCTGGTGGGTCGTGCGCTCGGAGCCGGTCCCCGTCTCCGCACCCCTGCCTGCGGTCGCACCCGAGCCGGCCGGTGGGGACTCCCTGGTGGACCTGCCATCCTCTGCGTCGGGCGAGGCCGCTCCCGCTGAGGAGACGTCGGTCGTGGTCGTCGACGTGGCCGGGCGGGTCCGACGCCCCGGGGTCCTCGAGCTGCCGGTCGGCTCCCGGGTGGTCGACGCCATCGAGGCGGCCGGGGGCGCCCGCGGTGGCGTGGACCTCTCCGGGCTCAACCTGGCCCGGGTGCTGGTGGACGGCGAGCAGGTGCTGGTCGGCCCGGGGGCAGCCGCTGTCGGCGTACCCGGTGCTGCTGGTGCCCCCGCCGCCCCGGGTGCCCCCGCGGCGCTGGTCGACCTCAACACCGCCGACCAGGCCCTGCTGGAGTCCCTGCCCGAGGTGGGGCCCGTGACCGCCCAGGCCATCCTGGCCTGGCGTGAGGAGCACGGCGGCTTCACCGCGGTCCAGGAGCTGCTCGAGGTCGACGGGATCGGTCCGGCCACCCTGGAGACGCTCGCCCCGCTCGTGACGGTCTGA
- a CDS encoding ComEC/Rec2 family competence protein produces the protein MPAATSRPTDLRMGVVGLGAWAGGLLVAAPRWSLLLSAGLVVGLVVGLATTATVLARRCGTGARTSTLVAVWRTTVLGCLLALVAVLCAGLLRADRVAGDPVAELADERAAVTGRLVVTTDPRPMAGSRSDGVFLRALVVEVDGRGSRWRVRSPVLVLAPSSWGEVRLGSALALAGRLQPPEDGERRLAAVLAVHGEPDVLDPPGPWWRATQVLRASLREAVAHRPAPERVLVPALVAGDDAGLDPTVAEEFRATGLTHLLAVSGTNLTLLLGALLVLARTIGVRGRGLLLLGLAGVVGFVLLARTEPSVLRAAVMGVVGLLALTHGGGRAVRGLGVAVTVLLLLDPGLATAPGFALSVLATAGIVLLGPRWRDALARWLPRWLAEAIAVPTAAQLACTPVVAALSGQVSLVAVVANLLAAPAVGPATVLGLLGGCVGLVWPWAGRLLGTAATWCVGWIVEVAHRGAALPTAAVDWSTTGIALALLTVLTVVLAWHGPWLVGTRARGATSCVLLLAVVVVRPPVPGWPPEGWALVACDVGQGDALVLPTTPGRAVVVDVGPEAGAVGRCLDRLGVDTVDLLVLTHFHADHVDGLAAVLGSHRVEEVWVSRVLDPVDGAREVLAEAADDGVPLHPAPYAGTWRSGATHLQVLWPLPGEPDPGPGDGTTANDASVVLLVEVAGLRLLLTGDLEPPGQAALARTLPDLAVDVLKVPHHGSSYQDLEWLAGLGASVAVVSVGEGNDYGHPSLAVLAALESSGAHVLRTDTDGAVAVVAGESGPSVLTTR, from the coding sequence GTGCCGGCCGCGACCTCCCGCCCGACGGACCTGCGGATGGGGGTGGTCGGTCTCGGCGCCTGGGCCGGGGGACTGCTGGTCGCGGCCCCGCGCTGGTCGCTCCTGCTGTCGGCGGGGTTGGTGGTGGGGCTGGTGGTGGGCCTGGCCACCACGGCGACCGTGCTCGCGCGGCGGTGCGGCACCGGGGCTCGCACCAGCACCCTCGTCGCGGTCTGGCGCACGACGGTGCTCGGCTGCCTGCTCGCCCTGGTGGCGGTCCTCTGCGCCGGCCTGCTGCGGGCCGACCGGGTCGCCGGTGACCCGGTGGCCGAGCTCGCCGACGAGCGAGCGGCCGTGACGGGGCGCCTGGTCGTGACCACCGACCCGCGGCCGATGGCCGGCAGCCGGTCGGACGGGGTGTTCCTGCGGGCGCTCGTCGTCGAGGTCGACGGTCGGGGGAGCAGGTGGCGGGTCCGCTCCCCGGTGCTGGTCCTGGCCCCCTCGTCGTGGGGTGAGGTCCGGCTCGGGTCCGCGCTGGCGCTCGCGGGGCGGTTGCAGCCCCCCGAGGACGGGGAGCGTCGGCTCGCGGCGGTCCTCGCGGTCCACGGTGAGCCGGACGTCCTCGACCCGCCCGGCCCGTGGTGGCGGGCGACCCAGGTGCTGCGGGCCTCGCTGCGCGAGGCGGTCGCCCACCGGCCCGCTCCCGAGCGCGTGCTGGTGCCCGCCCTGGTCGCCGGTGACGACGCCGGGCTGGACCCCACCGTGGCCGAGGAGTTCCGCGCCACCGGGCTCACCCACCTGCTGGCGGTGTCCGGGACCAACCTGACCCTGCTGCTCGGCGCGCTGCTGGTGCTCGCCCGGACGATCGGCGTGCGGGGCCGCGGGCTGCTGCTGCTCGGGCTGGCCGGGGTCGTCGGGTTCGTCCTGCTGGCCCGCACGGAGCCGAGCGTGCTGCGCGCCGCCGTGATGGGGGTGGTGGGCCTCCTGGCCCTGACCCACGGCGGTGGCCGGGCGGTGCGCGGGCTCGGCGTGGCGGTGACGGTCCTGCTGCTCCTGGACCCCGGCCTGGCCACGGCTCCCGGCTTCGCGCTGTCGGTGCTCGCCACGGCCGGGATCGTCCTGCTCGGGCCCCGGTGGCGCGACGCACTGGCGCGGTGGCTGCCCCGGTGGCTGGCGGAGGCGATCGCGGTCCCCACCGCGGCCCAGCTGGCCTGCACCCCGGTGGTGGCGGCGCTCAGCGGCCAGGTCAGCCTGGTCGCCGTCGTCGCGAACCTGCTGGCTGCGCCCGCCGTCGGTCCGGCCACCGTGCTCGGCCTGCTCGGCGGGTGCGTCGGGCTGGTCTGGCCGTGGGCCGGCCGACTGCTCGGCACCGCCGCCACGTGGTGCGTGGGGTGGATCGTCGAGGTCGCCCACCGCGGAGCGGCGCTGCCGACGGCGGCGGTCGACTGGTCCACCACCGGCATCGCCCTGGCCCTCCTGACGGTCCTCACGGTGGTCCTGGCCTGGCACGGTCCGTGGCTGGTCGGCACCCGGGCCCGGGGCGCGACCAGCTGCGTGCTGCTGCTGGCCGTGGTGGTGGTCCGCCCACCCGTGCCCGGCTGGCCCCCCGAGGGGTGGGCGCTGGTCGCCTGCGACGTGGGGCAGGGCGACGCCCTGGTGCTCCCGACGACCCCCGGGCGCGCGGTCGTGGTCGACGTCGGCCCCGAGGCCGGCGCGGTGGGGCGCTGCCTGGACCGGCTCGGGGTGGACACGGTCGACCTGCTGGTCCTGACCCACTTCCACGCCGACCACGTCGACGGGCTGGCGGCCGTGCTGGGCTCGCACCGCGTCGAGGAGGTGTGGGTGAGCCGGGTGCTGGACCCGGTCGACGGGGCCCGGGAGGTGCTGGCCGAGGCGGCCGACGACGGCGTACCCCTCCACCCCGCGCCGTACGCCGGCACCTGGCGCTCCGGGGCCACGCACCTGCAGGTGCTCTGGCCGCTGCCCGGGGAGCCGGACCCTGGCCCGGGGGACGGGACGACGGCGAACGACGCGAGCGTGGTGCTGCTGGTCGAGGTCGCCGGCCTGCGGCTGCTGCTCACCGGCGACCTCGAGCCTCCCGGCCAGGCGGCCCTGGCACGCACCCTGCCCGACCTCGCCGTCGACGTGCTCAAGGTGCCCCACCACGGCAGCTCCTACCAGGACCTCGAGTGGCTGGCCGGCCTCGGTGCGAGCGTCGCGGTGGTGAGCGTCGGCGAGGGCAACGACTACGGCCACCCCTCGCTGGCGGTGCTCGCAGCGCTGGAGTCCTCGGGGGCCCACGTGCTCCGCACCGACACCGACGGAGCGGTCGCCGTGGTGGCGGGGGAGTCGGGGCCGTCGGTGCTCACGACCCGGTGA
- the holA gene encoding DNA polymerase III subunit delta: protein MAAARTSARPARQAGPAPGDVLGHVTLVTGKEEFLRERTVGAVRAAVRAHDAEAEMGEALGADLTLGTLGELSAPSLFSSTRCVVVRELEHLPEESVTGLLDYAGAPADDVALVLVHSGGPKGSGVLTKLRKLAAVTEVKTEELKPSEFPQFAIAEARLLGARMEASAANALVQAVGHDLRALAAAVDQLAHDFPHEALGEQRVAQYFGGRAEAKSFVVADAAFSGRRLEALEELRWALDNGTASVLVTSAFAGSARGLARFKAATSRGRGMRDADLAREVGVPPWKIRTLRDQAKGWSEDGLVAAIRAVAQADADVKGAASDASYTLERLVLTIAALRS, encoded by the coding sequence ATGGCAGCAGCCCGCACCTCCGCCCGTCCCGCCCGTCAGGCCGGCCCCGCGCCCGGTGACGTCCTCGGCCACGTCACGCTGGTGACCGGCAAGGAGGAGTTCCTGCGCGAGCGCACCGTCGGCGCGGTCCGGGCCGCGGTCCGCGCCCACGACGCGGAGGCCGAGATGGGTGAGGCGCTCGGTGCCGACCTGACGCTGGGCACGCTCGGCGAGCTCTCGGCCCCGTCGCTGTTCTCCAGCACCCGGTGCGTGGTCGTGCGCGAGCTCGAGCACCTTCCCGAGGAGTCGGTGACGGGCCTGCTCGACTACGCCGGCGCGCCGGCCGACGACGTGGCGCTGGTCCTGGTCCACTCCGGTGGGCCCAAGGGGTCGGGCGTGCTGACCAAGCTCCGCAAGCTGGCTGCGGTGACGGAGGTGAAGACCGAAGAGCTCAAGCCCTCGGAGTTCCCCCAGTTCGCGATCGCCGAGGCCCGGCTGCTGGGTGCCCGGATGGAGGCCTCGGCCGCCAACGCCCTGGTGCAGGCGGTCGGGCACGACCTGCGTGCCCTGGCGGCGGCGGTCGACCAGCTGGCGCACGACTTCCCCCACGAGGCGCTGGGCGAGCAGCGCGTCGCGCAGTACTTCGGTGGACGGGCTGAGGCGAAGTCCTTCGTCGTCGCCGACGCGGCCTTCTCCGGTCGTCGCCTCGAGGCGCTGGAGGAGCTGCGGTGGGCGCTGGACAACGGCACCGCCTCGGTGCTGGTGACCTCGGCCTTTGCCGGGAGCGCCCGCGGGCTGGCCCGGTTCAAGGCCGCCACGTCCCGCGGTCGGGGCATGCGGGATGCCGACCTGGCCCGCGAGGTCGGGGTCCCGCCGTGGAAGATCCGGACCCTGCGCGACCAGGCCAAGGGGTGGAGCGAGGACGGGCTGGTGGCCGCGATCCGCGCGGTCGCCCAGGCCGACGCGGACGTCAAGGGTGCGGCCAGCGATGCGTCGTACACCCTCGAGCGGCTCGTGCTCACCATCGCCGCCCTGCGGTCCTGA
- the rpsT gene encoding 30S ribosomal protein S20, which produces MANIKSQIKRNKQNEKRHERNKAVKSELKTAIRRFNEAVEAGDNEKAVTSARVATKKLDKAVSKGVIHKNQAANRKSSIAKKAAAL; this is translated from the coding sequence GTGGCCAACATCAAGTCCCAGATCAAGCGCAACAAGCAGAACGAGAAGCGCCACGAGCGCAACAAGGCCGTCAAGAGCGAGCTCAAGACCGCCATCCGCCGCTTCAACGAGGCCGTCGAGGCCGGCGACAACGAGAAGGCCGTGACCTCGGCCCGCGTCGCCACCAAGAAGCTCGACAAGGCCGTCTCCAAGGGCGTCATCCACAAGAACCAGGCCGCGAACCGCAAGTCGTCGATCGCCAAGAAGGCCGCCGCACTCTGA